A window of Candidatus Nanoarchaeia archaeon genomic DNA:
CATACCCTTAGCGCTGCATTTTCCAACAGCTTCCTGCTTCCATTGTTCTGTATCAAAAAATCAAAGCTTGAGGGCTCTGCCTGGAATTTGCGTATCCTGTCCAGGCTGCTCTTCATCCGCTTTTCAACAATCTCTTTCTTTGCGGTCACAAGAATGACAAGGTCTGAAATTTTGGAAAGCCGAAGCTCCTTATAGAGGGCAGCATCAATAACTGCAATCTTCTTCCCTGCGCTTTGCCGCTCGATCTCCAGAATCATCTGAGGATGCACAAGGCTGTTCAGAAGCCTTAAGTTCTTAGGATTGGAAAAGACCAAGTCCCCAAGCACCTTCCTGTCAATCCTTCTGCCTTTAAGGATCCTTTTCCCGAACAATCGCAGAAGCTCCTCCCTCTTCTGCTCCAGTATTTGATGGCCTATCCTGTCAGCATCAATCACGACAGCGCCCAAGCTCCTGAAAAAAGCCGCAACTGTCGTCTTCCCAACTCCTATCTTTCCGGTGACGGTAATGATCATAGTGTCTCCATACAATGCTCTGCCCCGATTGAAGGCTGCCGCCTCTTTCGCGAGGCTCAGCAACCAAATATCAGCACAAGCGGAGGGGGTTGCCCCCTACGGGGCGGTGCCGCTCTTTGCTGAAACCAGCAAGAGCCGAGCCGGCGGCAACCCGAACCAAGCAAGATTTTGGACAGAGCCTCTGGACAGAGCCTCTCCGCGAAGCAAATTTATAAACCTTTTTAAAGGAGCAAGTGATTCTGCTGCGTATGCCAGCGTGACAGAATCCGGCCAATGTGCTCGCCTCGAAGCTTGCGTCCTGGACGCAGTGAAGACAGCGAGTGGGCTTCGGCCCTTCCAGGTTCAAATCCTGGCGCTGGCGTAACGGAGTGGAGTCCAGTGCCATGACCAGGAAATCTCTGATTTCCGCTGCCTGACGCCCAAAGAAATGTGCTCAAAGAATCCAAATGCCTGTCAGTTTTATATCTCTGGTGTCTCT
This region includes:
- the coaE gene encoding dephospho-CoA kinase (Dephospho-CoA kinase (CoaE) performs the final step in coenzyme A biosynthesis.), whose protein sequence is MIITVTGKIGVGKTTVAAFFRSLGAVVIDADRIGHQILEQKREELLRLFGKRILKGRRIDRKVLGDLVFSNPKNLRLLNSLVHPQMILEIERQSAGKKIAVIDAALYKELRLSKISDLVILVTAKKEIVEKRMKSSLDRIRKFQAEPSSFDFLIQNNGSRKLLENAALRVWDNVSERARMGDRARKLG